The genomic stretch CCGCCGGGCGTGTTCGGCCGCGCGGCGCAGCAGGTACGTACGGTCGTCGCGGCGGTCCGGCACGGAGGGCTGGGCGGCGAAGACGACCGTGTACGGGCGGCCGCCGAGGGCGGGCTCGTACGGGGCGCCGCCCAGGAAGGGCAGGGCGCATTCGACGACGCTGCCGCCGTCGGCGCCGACGCCCTCGTACACCGCGCGGAAGCGGTCCGCGTCGTGCCGGGAGTTGGCGAGGACCACGTCCGCGCCGTGCCGCAGCAGCAGGCCGTCGGCCAGCTTCTCGTAGACGACGCCGACGTAGCCGGTGACGACGACGGGCCGCCGGGCCGCGCCGCGCCAGGCGTGCGCCAGGCCGTGCAGCATCGCCTGCACGGCGCCGCCGACGCAGGCGAGGACGACCACGTCGTACCGCGCGGTGTCCTTCATCAGCTCCAGGAAGTCCACGCCGCGGATCTCGCGCAGCGTGTCCGCACGGGCGCCGACCTCGTCGAGCTGGCGGACCGTGGGGGTGGCACGGCCGCGGAGCAGATATCCGTCCAGACGGATGTCCGTTTGAATGCGGTACGCTGTCAAAGCGCCCCATTTCCAGCGGGTATCCGAATCCGCGAGCACCGCGACGCGCGGCTGGGAAGTGGTACGAGTGGGCACGACGAAAACGCTAGGAAGGCGTTCCGTTCGGCGGGCCAACGGTGCCGCAACAACGGGTTAACAGCGCGCCGCAGGACGGCGAACCAGCAGGCCGAATTGCCAGGTTAACCATCCCGCCATTCTTCGTTCACTCCTGGGTTCGCGTCCCGTCAAGACGAATGCCTGGACCGCGCCTAACGTCACCCGGGTGGTTAAGCTCTCCGTCGTCGTGCCGTTCTACAACGTGCAGACATATGCGCCCGACACCCTGCGAAGCCTGGCGGCCAACGCCCGCGAGGACTTCGAATTCCTGCTCGTGGACGACTGCTCGCGGGACGAGACACCGCGGATCCTGGCGCGCGCCGAGGGCGAGCTGCCGGGCGCGCGCGTGCTGCGGCACGAGCGGAACGGCGGTCTGGCCACCGCCCGCAACACCGGCCTGGACGCGGCCGCCGGCGAGTATGTGACCTTCCTGGACGGGGATGACTGGCTGGCCCCCGGCTACTACGGGCAACTCCTCGACGTGATCGAGGGGTTGGGGTGCGACTTCGTGCGCACGGACCATGTGCAGTGCACCGCGCGGGCCCGTTCGGTGCACCGCGTCCCGTACGGCCGCCGCGATGTCGCCCTGGACCCGCGCGAGCTGATCCTGCCCGCCGACCGCTCCACCTCCGTCGACTACGCCTTCGCCTGGGCCGGCATCTACCACCGCCGCCTGCTGGACGACGGCCTGCTGCATTTCCGGCACGGCCTGCGTACGGCGGAGGACCGGCCGTGGATCTGGCGGCTGCACCGCGAGGCGCGGTCGATGGCGGTGACCGGGCTGCTCGGCGTCTTCTACCGGCGCGGGGTGGCGTCCTCGCTCACCCAGATCGGTGATGTGCGGCAGCTCGATTTCATCCGGGCGTTTGATCAGGTGATCGAGGAAACGGCGCGGGACCGGGACGCGGACCGGCTGCTGCCAAAAGCCGTACGCACCTATTGCGCCATCATTTCCCACCACCTCGGCTCGATCGAACGTTTCGAGCCGCCGGTGGCCCGTAAATTGCGCGCCCTGAGCGCGGCGGCGCTGAAAAGAATGCCGCAGGACGTACTGAAGGAAGCACTGGATTCGATGGACACGCAGCGCGCCTCCCGTCTGCGACGGCTGCGCCGCCGTCCGGTTCCGGCGGGGGTGGCCGCCTGATGGCCCCCCGTACCGACGCACCGGCGCGGCCGCGTACGCAGATCTTCCTGGCGTCCACCCTGTACGGGGCCGCGACGCTCGCCGCCGCACTGGACACCGACCGCTTCGCCCCGGCCGGCCGCCGGCTGCTGCTGGTCAGCAACAACGCCGCGACGCCGGAGACCTCGACGCCGCTGGACGGGATGCCCGGCTTCGAGCGGCT from Streptomyces albofaciens JCM 4342 encodes the following:
- a CDS encoding glycosyltransferase family 2 protein, encoding MVKLSVVVPFYNVQTYAPDTLRSLAANAREDFEFLLVDDCSRDETPRILARAEGELPGARVLRHERNGGLATARNTGLDAAAGEYVTFLDGDDWLAPGYYGQLLDVIEGLGCDFVRTDHVQCTARARSVHRVPYGRRDVALDPRELILPADRSTSVDYAFAWAGIYHRRLLDDGLLHFRHGLRTAEDRPWIWRLHREARSMAVTGLLGVFYRRGVASSLTQIGDVRQLDFIRAFDQVIEETARDRDADRLLPKAVRTYCAIISHHLGSIERFEPPVARKLRALSAAALKRMPQDVLKEALDSMDTQRASRLRRLRRRPVPAGVAA